In Candidatus Bipolaricaulota bacterium, the genomic stretch CGTGCTCCTCGTACCAAAATGCTTGGGCTCCCCACAGGCCGGTATCCTCGAACGGAGAGGGGACGCCGTGATGGTAGATCCAGGAACCCGTCGCCAGGTCGTAGCTGAAGTGGCAGGGGGTGGAATAGACCTTCTGCCCATTGGTGTAGAGGCCACCGAACATGTCAATCCTGTCTCCTCGCCGGGCAAAGGCAGCCAGGTACTTGGGCGGGGGCACGTTACCTCGGGTGTTAAGCGGGCGCCATTCCCCCTTCACCAGGTCGTAGGCCAGGGACACCGGCCCCAGGATGACCGCCGTGCAAGGGCTCTCGCAGGACACGGTCGCGTACGCCCCCCAGAAGTCCTCCGGGGCGTCCGGCCTCTGGGTCCAGGCGTTGGACTCCAGATGGTAACCCCACAGGTCCCGGCGGGGCTTCCCGTCGTTTCCCACGCCTCCGGCGATGTACAAGGTCCCCTCGTAATAGAAGGCAACGTGAAATCTCCGCGGCGGTGGAGCGTTCCCCACCCTCACTTGCCGCCACTCTCCGGTGTCTATATCCAAGATCCACAGGTCATTCAGCACTCCGGACTCCCCTACGCCGCCGTACAGGGCAACCTCGTGGTGCGAGACCTGGGTCAGGCTGGCCCCCAGCCGCGCCGGGGGCGAGTTCGTTGTGCGCAATTGCATCCATTTGTCGTTCCAGAAACCAACAATGGTATTCTGCAAGTCCCCACGGTAGTCCTCACCGCCATACACGATCACCCGACCGTCATCCAGGACGACGACGCTGGTGCCGTACTTTGCCCTTGGACTGTCGGGCGCGGGTATCCCGTTCCAGCTCTCGGGATATCCCACAACTGCCAGCGTAACAAGCGCTGCTGCAACTCCGCACACCACCGCGAACCGCCGCACCATCATGATCACCTCCTGCGGTACGGAATCTCTAGGGATGGATCCCCTTTTCCGCCAATGGTGACTTCATGCTAGGACTTATTGTTCTCCTCTGTCAAAGACGGGCGTTTCTCTCATTTGCGAATCGACCGATTCTTCTCTAAACTCATTCCCACTTGGACAACCGCAAATCGAGGAGGAGAGGAATGGAGAAAGATTATCGGGTGATCGCGGAGTGGAAGTACGAGCCAGCACCGGTCGAGCGTGGCTACACCGGGAAGACGCTGTACGTGAACATCGGTGACGGAACGATCGAAGCCCGACCGGTCACCGACGACATGAAGGAGAAGTTCGTCGGCGGGCGCGGCTTCGGGCTGTGGCGGCTGTGGCACGCGGTGAACGACGACACGAAATGGAACGATCCTGAGAACGAGATCGTGATCGGGGCCGGGCCGATCGGGGGGATCACGACGTACCCGGGAGCGGGTAAGTCGCTCGTCGTCAGCCTCTCACCGACAACCGGGGCGGTGATCGACTCCAACGTCGGCGGCTACTTCGGCCCGTACCTGAAGTTCTCCGGCTGGGACTCCCTCGAGATCCAGGGTAAATCCGACAAGGACGTGATCGTGTTCATCGACGGGGACGCCGGCATTGTCCAGATCCTCGAGTCCCCGGAGGAGGACCTGAACACCCACGTCATCTCCGAGCGGCTTCTTCATGCCTTCGCCGATTCGCAGTCCCCGAAGGACCTCCTCGCGGTCTCCACCGTCTCCTCCGGACGAGGAGCGGAGCACACCCGCATCGGCTGCCTCAACTTCAGCTTCTTCGACATGAAGCGGAAAAAAGTGAGGGTGAAGCAGGCCGGCCGCGGCGGGATCGGGACGGTGTTCCGCGACAAGAAACTCGCTGCCCTCGTGGTGAAGAAGCACGGGATCAGCGGAGAGTCGAACCATCCCGCCGATCCCGAGCGGGTGCGCAAGGCCGGCGAGCGGATCAATAAGGAGATCCTCGAGCTCGACTCATCGCAGAACGACATGCGCCACGTCGGGACTTCCCACTTGGTCGAGATCATGAACGAATACGACCTCCTCCCGGTAAAGAACTACAAATTCGGCTCCCACCCCGATGCACACAAGATCGACTCCTCGGTCTGGCGGACCCGGTTCACTCAAGGGATGCCGGATGGCTGCTGGCTCGGGTGCACGATGTCCTGCTCGCACGCGGTCGACGACTTCGAGCTTCGGACCGGGCCGTACAAGGGGATGAAGGTGCTGGTCGACGGGCCGGAGTACGAGACCGCGGCAGGAAGTGCGAACATGGGGATCTTCGATCCCGACTTCGTGCTCGAGATGAACTTCTACTGCGACACCTACGGGATCGACACGATCTCGTTCACCACCGGGACGGCGTTCGTGATGGAGTGCTACGAGGCCGGGATCCTGAACAAGGAGCGGACCGGTGGGCTCGAACTCAATTTCGGAAACGCCGAGGCCGCGCTCGAACTCCTCCACCAGATGGCGCGCGGCGAGGGGTTCGGCGTGATCGCCGGGCAGGGGATCCGGCGGATGAAGGAGCACTTCGTGCGGGAGTTCGGCGCCGATCGGAAGTTCCTCGACGACATCGGGATGGAGTGCAAGGGGATGGAGTACTCCGAGTACGTGACCAAGGAGTCGCTCGCCATGCAGGGCGGCTACGGCCTTGCGCTCAAGGGGCCGCAGCACGACGAGGCGTGGCTGATCTTCATGGACATGGTGAACAACCAGATCCCGACGTTCGAGGACAAGGCCGAGGCCCTCCACTACTTCCCGATGTGGCGCACCTGGTTCGGGCTCGTCGGGATGTGCAAGCTCCCGTGGAACGACATCGAGCCGGCTGACAACCAGAAGCGATTCTCCGGGATCGAAGCGGCGAAGGTGCCG encodes the following:
- a CDS encoding aldehyde:ferredoxin oxidoreductase translates to MEKDYRVIAEWKYEPAPVERGYTGKTLYVNIGDGTIEARPVTDDMKEKFVGGRGFGLWRLWHAVNDDTKWNDPENEIVIGAGPIGGITTYPGAGKSLVVSLSPTTGAVIDSNVGGYFGPYLKFSGWDSLEIQGKSDKDVIVFIDGDAGIVQILESPEEDLNTHVISERLLHAFADSQSPKDLLAVSTVSSGRGAEHTRIGCLNFSFFDMKRKKVRVKQAGRGGIGTVFRDKKLAALVVKKHGISGESNHPADPERVRKAGERINKEILELDSSQNDMRHVGTSHLVEIMNEYDLLPVKNYKFGSHPDAHKIDSSVWRTRFTQGMPDGCWLGCTMSCSHAVDDFELRTGPYKGMKVLVDGPEYETAAGSANMGIFDPDFVLEMNFYCDTYGIDTISFTTGTAFVMECYEAGILNKERTGGLELNFGNAEAALELLHQMARGEGFGVIAGQGIRRMKEHFVREFGADRKFLDDIGMECKGMEYSEYVTKESLAMQGGYGLALKGPQHDEAWLIFMDMVNNQIPTFEDKAEALHYFPMWRTWFGLVGMCKLPWNDIEPADNQKRFSGIEAAKVPDHVKNYCDLFSGITGVEVTPDDLILQSERAYNFQRVFNLRLGYGTREHDRIPYRSAGPVTEEEYESRAERYDKQLKEQVGIDPTGMTTAEKLQALRKFREEQYEKLCDAAYARRGWTKDGVPTIATLKRLGIDYPEVVKVVEPYQ